A section of the Centropristis striata isolate RG_2023a ecotype Rhode Island chromosome 7, C.striata_1.0, whole genome shotgun sequence genome encodes:
- the LOC131974193 gene encoding GTPase IMAP family member 8-like: protein MAAALVPDHRMSRQLSSSYEMLPPDMSELRVVLLGNRWSERSSVGNLILGKTLFSTEEEPDNCVRQRGQLEKKEIVLINTPDLLLPNISEHKLRKHVENCVRLSDPGPHVFLLVLQPEDFTEEHKQRLCRVLEKFSERSFDHSLVLISTPREERSDLEENYMQHSTLKEMIRMCRYRYLKLKNLEHPELLTRLEDACLKTKPKSEHMKPALNMVLCGRRGARKTSAAKAILGQTELHSVSSSECVKHQGEVCGRWVSLVELPALNGKPQEEVMEESFRCISLCDPEGVHAFILVLPVGPLTDEDKGELETIQNTFSSRVNDFTMILFTVESDPTATDVNFLKKNKDIQELRQSCGGRQFVLNIRDQQQIPELLDDVERMRVKGSRCFTKDTFTKAQMEKVLELKAELQNVKQRGAMEGYGEHESREPLRMVLIGKTGSGKSTTANIILGKKHFKTTIATKLKIKSCEKATGEIDGRPVVVVNTPGLFNTTLSEDEIRKELQKCISMLWPGPHVIFLLLQIGNITEEEKDSVELIKEVYGKNSGDFIILIFTRGNELEDQSFESYIKDCDDFVKQLIDDCGGRYQVLNNKDDINRTQVRELLTKIDTMVKKNGGSCCATVEQVTKEEHHEEMQQMKLELEAKMSEQSKQLGEEMKKLGGELQSMKLKQAGRKKNKCPIQ, encoded by the exons TGCCAGATCATCGGATGTCACGGCAGCTGAGCAGCAGCTATGAAATGCTGCCACCTGACA tgtctgAGCTGAGAGTTGTTCTGCTGGGGAACAGATGGTCTGAGAGGAGTTCAGTGGGGAACTTGATACTGGGAAAGACTCTGTTCAGCACTGAGGAAGAACCAGACAACTGTGTGAGACAAAGAGGGCAGCTGGAGAAGAAAGAAATAGTTCTCATCAACACTCCAGATCTGCTGCTTCCCAACATCTCTGAACACAAACTAAGAAAACATGTAGAAAACTGTGTGAGACTCTCTGATCCTGGACCTCATGTGTTCCTGCTGGTTCTACAGCCTGAAGACTTCACTGaggaacacaaacagagacTCTGCAGAGTCCTTGAAAAGTTCAGTGAGCGATCATTCGATCATTCACTGGTTCTGATCTCAACACCCAGAGAGGAGAGATCAGATTTAGAAGAAAATTATATGCAACATTCTACATTAAAAGAGATGATCAGAATGTGTAGATACAGATATCTGAAGCTGAAGAACCTTGAACATCCAGAGCTGTTAACACGTTTGGAGGATGCATGTTTGAAAACGAAACCAAAGTCTGAACACATGAAACCAGCTCTAAACATGGTTCTGtgtgggaggagaggagcacGGAAGACCTCAGCAGCCAAGGCCATTTTAGGTCAGACAGAGCTTCATTCAGTCTCCAGCTCAGAGTGTGTTAAACATCAGGGAGAGGTGTGTGGACGTTGGGTTTCCCTGGTGGAGCTGCCTGCATTGAATGGAAAACCTCAGGAGGAAGTGATGGAGGAATCATTCAGGTGTATCTCCCTCTGTGATCCTGAGGGCGTCCATGCCTTCATCCTGGTCCTTCCTGTGGGTCCCCTCACTGATGAAGACAAGGGAGAGTTGGAGACCATCCAGAACACTTTCAGCTCTCGAGTCAATGACTTCACCATGATTCTGTTCACTGTGGAGTCAGATCCCACAGCTACAGATGTTAACtttctgaagaaaaacaaggacATCCAGGAGCTCCGTCAGAGCTGTGGAGGAAGACAGTTTGTCCTCAACATCAGGGACCAGCAGCAGATCCCAGAGCTGTTGGATGATGTGGAAAGGATGAGAGTGAAAGGATCAAGATGCTTCACGAAGGACACGTTCACCAAGGCTCAGATGGAGAAGGTCTTAGAACTTAAAGCTGAACTGCAGAATGTAAAGCAGAGAGGTGCCATGGAAGGTTATGGTGAACATGAGAGCAGAGAGCCTCTCAGAATGGTGCTGATTGGGAAGACCGGCAGCGGGAAGAGTACAACAGCAAACATAATTTTGGGCAAAAAGCATTTCAAAACCACAATCGCCACAAAGCTAAAGATCAAATCCTGTGAGAAAGCAACAGGAGAGATTGATGGGCGGCCTGTCGTTGTCGTCAACACTCCCGGCTTGTTTAATACAACTCTGTCTGAGGATGAAATTCGAAAGGAGCTTCAGAAATGCATCAGCATGTTGTGGCCTGGACCTCATGTGATCTTCCTGTTGCTGCAGATTGGGAACattacagaagaagaaaaagactcTGTGGAGCTGATCAAGGAGGTTTATGGCAAGAATTCAGGAGATTTCATCATCCTTATATTCACCAGAGGAAATGAACTGGAGGATCAGTCATTTGAGAGTTATATCAAAGATTGTGATGACTTTGTTAAACAACTCATAGATGACTGCGGAGGGAGATACCAGGTGCTCAATAATAAAGATGACATAAACCGCACACAAGTCAGAGAGCTGCTGACCAAGATTGACACCATGGTGAAGAAAAATGGAGGCAGCTGCTGCGCCACTGTGGAGCAAGTTACAAAAGAGGAACATCATGAAGAAATGCAACAGATGAAGTTAGAACTTGAAGCAAAAATGTCTGAACAAAGTAAGCAACTGGGGGAAGAAATGAAAAAACTGGGAGGAGAACTGCAAAGCATGAAGCTGAAACAGgctggaagaaagaaaaacaaatgccCCATCCAGTGA